Proteins co-encoded in one Malus sylvestris chromosome 7, drMalSylv7.2, whole genome shotgun sequence genomic window:
- the LOC126628053 gene encoding serine/threonine-protein phosphatase PP2A-2 catalytic subunit-like isoform X2: protein MEPVVFQKATKTLPTLSISVLRRPLLGCFCFHPATKTFPTLSYTVHLCSPPSVTVRVLCEKAKEILMEESNVQPVKSPLTICGDIHGQFHDLAELFLIGGKCPDTNYLFMGDYVDRGYYSVETMTGFDQWQAQKA, encoded by the exons ATGGAACCAGTGGTCTTTCAAAAAG CTACCAAAACTTTGCCTACACTGTCCATCTCTGTTCTCCGCCGTCCGTTACT TGGTTGCTTTTGTTTTCACCCAGCTACGAAAACTTTTCCTACACTGTCCTACACTGTCCATCTCTGTTCTCCGCCGTCCGTCACT GTAAGGGTGCTGTGCGAGAAGGCCAAGGAAATATTAATGGAAGAAAGCAATGTCCAG CCTGTAAAAAGCCCTTTAACTATCTGTGGTGATATTCATGGACAATTCCATGATCTGGCGGAGCTTTTCCTCATTGGAGGAAAG TGCCCAGATACAAACTATTTGTTTATGGGAGATTATGTGGACCGTGGCTATTATTCAGTTGAAACAATGACT ggttttgatcAATGGCAAGCCCAAAAGGCCTAA